A single window of Ananas comosus cultivar F153 linkage group 24, ASM154086v1, whole genome shotgun sequence DNA harbors:
- the LOC109728656 gene encoding zinc finger with UFM1-specific peptidase domain protein isoform X1, whose translation MFASCPFCHTSVLSSELEWHANNHFVEDELQKDRELAQQIMQDASVGYEESFVADFGGSTGTSTSSSSNISPCFLDEQISILLGSQVRSSFHEVPGGLMPLLRSCLDSDGESSRSIISGHVDHYQSVESEDSGWGCGWRNIQMLSSHLLRERRDANAVLFGGSGFVPDIPSLQRWLEIAWEKGFDVVGSNSFQKKIYGHRKWIGTTECSTLFRSFGLRARVVDFDSITPSERQNIGNSRGKGVAKQLFGPMDKFVVRSNEFCDHDLSRSDTSGIGHQILVDWVWNYFMSKTSIKVGSSRRVIISEKTPLYFQHDGHSRTIVGIQMQKGVRGSPDRYCLLVLDPAHKTKVLERSLQDKNGWQKMIKRGVHTLKKPQYQLCYVDPGIAHAEEMEQLKTIDSILVRF comes from the exons ATGTTTGCATCTTGTCCCTTTTGTCACACAAGTGTTCTCTCCAGTGAGTTGGAATG GCATGCAAATAATCATTTTGTGGAGGATGAGCTTCAAAAAGACAGGGAATTGGCTCAGCAAATTatg CAGGATGCGTCGGTAGGATACGAGGAATCGTTTGTTGCCGATTTTGGAGGCTCTACTGGAACCTCTACTTCGAGCAGCAGTAACATTTCGCCTTGTTTTTTAGATGAACAGATATCGATTTTGCTCGGATCGCAAGTTCGAAGCTCCTTCCATGAAGTTCCAGGTGGCCTTATGCCGCTGTTGAGAAGCTGCTTGGATTCTGATGGCGAATCCTCGAGAAGTATAATATCAGGCCACGTCGATCATTACCAGAGCGTTGAATCGGAGGATTCTGGTTGGGGTTGCGGATGGAGAAACATACAGATGCTGAGCTCTCATCTGTTGAGGGAGAGACGAGACGCAAATGCCGTTCTTTTCGGTGGTTCGGGTTTCGTTCCAGATATTCCCTCACTTCAGAGGTGGCTTGAGATCGCTTGGGAAAAGGGTTTTGATGTTGTCGGTTCGAATTcgtttcaaaagaaaatatacgGCCACAGGAAATGGATTGGGACTACCGAGTGCTCTACGCTATTCCGTTCTTTCGGGCTCCGAGCAAGGGTTGTAGATTTTGATAGTATAACACCTTCAGAGAGGCAAAATATAGGAAATAGTAGAGGTAAAGGGGTAGCAAAACAGCTATTCGGGCCGATGGATAAGTTTGTGGTGCGTAGCAATGAGTTTTGTGACCATGATTTATCTCGTAGTGATACTAGTGGAATTGGTCATCAGATTCTTGTTGATTGGGTCTGGAACTATTTTATGAGCAAGACATCTATCAAGGTGGGAAGTTCTCGACGTGTTATTATCAGCGAAAAAAC GCCTTTATACTTCCAACATGATGGTCATTCGAGAACCATTGTAGGGATTCAGATGCAGAAGGGAGTTCGTGGATCCCCAGATCGATACTGCCTTCTGGTTTTAGACCCTGCCCAT AAAACAAAAGTTTTGGAAAGGTCTCTTCAGGACAAAAATGGGTGGCAGAAAATGATTAAACGAGGAGTGCACACGCTGAAAAAGCCCCAATATCAG TTATGTTATGTGGATCCTGGGATCGCGCATGCAGAAGAAATGGAGCAGCTTAAGACTATTGACAGCATATTAGTGAGGTTCTAG
- the LOC109728656 gene encoding zinc finger with UFM1-specific peptidase domain protein isoform X2: protein MFASCPFCHTSVLSSELEWHANNHFVEDELQKDRELAQQIMDASVGYEESFVADFGGSTGTSTSSSSNISPCFLDEQISILLGSQVRSSFHEVPGGLMPLLRSCLDSDGESSRSIISGHVDHYQSVESEDSGWGCGWRNIQMLSSHLLRERRDANAVLFGGSGFVPDIPSLQRWLEIAWEKGFDVVGSNSFQKKIYGHRKWIGTTECSTLFRSFGLRARVVDFDSITPSERQNIGNSRGKGVAKQLFGPMDKFVVRSNEFCDHDLSRSDTSGIGHQILVDWVWNYFMSKTSIKVGSSRRVIISEKTPLYFQHDGHSRTIVGIQMQKGVRGSPDRYCLLVLDPAHKTKVLERSLQDKNGWQKMIKRGVHTLKKPQYQLCYVDPGIAHAEEMEQLKTIDSILVRF from the exons ATGTTTGCATCTTGTCCCTTTTGTCACACAAGTGTTCTCTCCAGTGAGTTGGAATG GCATGCAAATAATCATTTTGTGGAGGATGAGCTTCAAAAAGACAGGGAATTGGCTCAGCAAATTatg GATGCGTCGGTAGGATACGAGGAATCGTTTGTTGCCGATTTTGGAGGCTCTACTGGAACCTCTACTTCGAGCAGCAGTAACATTTCGCCTTGTTTTTTAGATGAACAGATATCGATTTTGCTCGGATCGCAAGTTCGAAGCTCCTTCCATGAAGTTCCAGGTGGCCTTATGCCGCTGTTGAGAAGCTGCTTGGATTCTGATGGCGAATCCTCGAGAAGTATAATATCAGGCCACGTCGATCATTACCAGAGCGTTGAATCGGAGGATTCTGGTTGGGGTTGCGGATGGAGAAACATACAGATGCTGAGCTCTCATCTGTTGAGGGAGAGACGAGACGCAAATGCCGTTCTTTTCGGTGGTTCGGGTTTCGTTCCAGATATTCCCTCACTTCAGAGGTGGCTTGAGATCGCTTGGGAAAAGGGTTTTGATGTTGTCGGTTCGAATTcgtttcaaaagaaaatatacgGCCACAGGAAATGGATTGGGACTACCGAGTGCTCTACGCTATTCCGTTCTTTCGGGCTCCGAGCAAGGGTTGTAGATTTTGATAGTATAACACCTTCAGAGAGGCAAAATATAGGAAATAGTAGAGGTAAAGGGGTAGCAAAACAGCTATTCGGGCCGATGGATAAGTTTGTGGTGCGTAGCAATGAGTTTTGTGACCATGATTTATCTCGTAGTGATACTAGTGGAATTGGTCATCAGATTCTTGTTGATTGGGTCTGGAACTATTTTATGAGCAAGACATCTATCAAGGTGGGAAGTTCTCGACGTGTTATTATCAGCGAAAAAAC GCCTTTATACTTCCAACATGATGGTCATTCGAGAACCATTGTAGGGATTCAGATGCAGAAGGGAGTTCGTGGATCCCCAGATCGATACTGCCTTCTGGTTTTAGACCCTGCCCAT AAAACAAAAGTTTTGGAAAGGTCTCTTCAGGACAAAAATGGGTGGCAGAAAATGATTAAACGAGGAGTGCACACGCTGAAAAAGCCCCAATATCAG TTATGTTATGTGGATCCTGGGATCGCGCATGCAGAAGAAATGGAGCAGCTTAAGACTATTGACAGCATATTAGTGAGGTTCTAG
- the LOC109728656 gene encoding zinc finger with UFM1-specific peptidase domain protein isoform X5, translating into MDASVGYEESFVADFGGSTGTSTSSSSNISPCFLDEQISILLGSQVRSSFHEVPGGLMPLLRSCLDSDGESSRSIISGHVDHYQSVESEDSGWGCGWRNIQMLSSHLLRERRDANAVLFGGSGFVPDIPSLQRWLEIAWEKGFDVVGSNSFQKKIYGHRKWIGTTECSTLFRSFGLRARVVDFDSITPSERQNIGNSRGKGVAKQLFGPMDKFVVRSNEFCDHDLSRSDTSGIGHQILVDWVWNYFMSKTSIKVGSSRRVIISEKTPLYFQHDGHSRTIVGIQMQKGVRGSPDRYCLLVLDPAHKTKVLERSLQDKNGWQKMIKRGVHTLKKPQYQLCYVDPGIAHAEEMEQLKTIDSILVRF; encoded by the exons ATG GATGCGTCGGTAGGATACGAGGAATCGTTTGTTGCCGATTTTGGAGGCTCTACTGGAACCTCTACTTCGAGCAGCAGTAACATTTCGCCTTGTTTTTTAGATGAACAGATATCGATTTTGCTCGGATCGCAAGTTCGAAGCTCCTTCCATGAAGTTCCAGGTGGCCTTATGCCGCTGTTGAGAAGCTGCTTGGATTCTGATGGCGAATCCTCGAGAAGTATAATATCAGGCCACGTCGATCATTACCAGAGCGTTGAATCGGAGGATTCTGGTTGGGGTTGCGGATGGAGAAACATACAGATGCTGAGCTCTCATCTGTTGAGGGAGAGACGAGACGCAAATGCCGTTCTTTTCGGTGGTTCGGGTTTCGTTCCAGATATTCCCTCACTTCAGAGGTGGCTTGAGATCGCTTGGGAAAAGGGTTTTGATGTTGTCGGTTCGAATTcgtttcaaaagaaaatatacgGCCACAGGAAATGGATTGGGACTACCGAGTGCTCTACGCTATTCCGTTCTTTCGGGCTCCGAGCAAGGGTTGTAGATTTTGATAGTATAACACCTTCAGAGAGGCAAAATATAGGAAATAGTAGAGGTAAAGGGGTAGCAAAACAGCTATTCGGGCCGATGGATAAGTTTGTGGTGCGTAGCAATGAGTTTTGTGACCATGATTTATCTCGTAGTGATACTAGTGGAATTGGTCATCAGATTCTTGTTGATTGGGTCTGGAACTATTTTATGAGCAAGACATCTATCAAGGTGGGAAGTTCTCGACGTGTTATTATCAGCGAAAAAAC GCCTTTATACTTCCAACATGATGGTCATTCGAGAACCATTGTAGGGATTCAGATGCAGAAGGGAGTTCGTGGATCCCCAGATCGATACTGCCTTCTGGTTTTAGACCCTGCCCAT AAAACAAAAGTTTTGGAAAGGTCTCTTCAGGACAAAAATGGGTGGCAGAAAATGATTAAACGAGGAGTGCACACGCTGAAAAAGCCCCAATATCAG TTATGTTATGTGGATCCTGGGATCGCGCATGCAGAAGAAATGGAGCAGCTTAAGACTATTGACAGCATATTAGTGAGGTTCTAG
- the LOC109728656 gene encoding zinc finger with UFM1-specific peptidase domain protein isoform X3, translating to MQDASVGYEESFVADFGGSTGTSTSSSSNISPCFLDEQISILLGSQVRSSFHEVPGGLMPLLRSCLDSDGESSRSIISGHVDHYQSVESEDSGWGCGWRNIQMLSSHLLRERRDANAVLFGGSGFVPDIPSLQRWLEIAWEKGFDVVGSNSFQKKIYGHRKWIGTTECSTLFRSFGLRARVVDFDSITPSERQNIGNSRGKGVAKQLFGPMDKFVVRSNEFCDHDLSRSDTSGIGHQILVDWVWNYFMSKTSIKVGSSRRVIISEKTPLYFQHDGHSRTIVGIQMQKGVRGSPDRYCLLVLDPAHKTKVLERSLQDKNGWQKMIKRGVHTLKKPQYQLCYVDPGIAHAEEMEQLKTIDSILVRF from the exons atg CAGGATGCGTCGGTAGGATACGAGGAATCGTTTGTTGCCGATTTTGGAGGCTCTACTGGAACCTCTACTTCGAGCAGCAGTAACATTTCGCCTTGTTTTTTAGATGAACAGATATCGATTTTGCTCGGATCGCAAGTTCGAAGCTCCTTCCATGAAGTTCCAGGTGGCCTTATGCCGCTGTTGAGAAGCTGCTTGGATTCTGATGGCGAATCCTCGAGAAGTATAATATCAGGCCACGTCGATCATTACCAGAGCGTTGAATCGGAGGATTCTGGTTGGGGTTGCGGATGGAGAAACATACAGATGCTGAGCTCTCATCTGTTGAGGGAGAGACGAGACGCAAATGCCGTTCTTTTCGGTGGTTCGGGTTTCGTTCCAGATATTCCCTCACTTCAGAGGTGGCTTGAGATCGCTTGGGAAAAGGGTTTTGATGTTGTCGGTTCGAATTcgtttcaaaagaaaatatacgGCCACAGGAAATGGATTGGGACTACCGAGTGCTCTACGCTATTCCGTTCTTTCGGGCTCCGAGCAAGGGTTGTAGATTTTGATAGTATAACACCTTCAGAGAGGCAAAATATAGGAAATAGTAGAGGTAAAGGGGTAGCAAAACAGCTATTCGGGCCGATGGATAAGTTTGTGGTGCGTAGCAATGAGTTTTGTGACCATGATTTATCTCGTAGTGATACTAGTGGAATTGGTCATCAGATTCTTGTTGATTGGGTCTGGAACTATTTTATGAGCAAGACATCTATCAAGGTGGGAAGTTCTCGACGTGTTATTATCAGCGAAAAAAC GCCTTTATACTTCCAACATGATGGTCATTCGAGAACCATTGTAGGGATTCAGATGCAGAAGGGAGTTCGTGGATCCCCAGATCGATACTGCCTTCTGGTTTTAGACCCTGCCCAT AAAACAAAAGTTTTGGAAAGGTCTCTTCAGGACAAAAATGGGTGGCAGAAAATGATTAAACGAGGAGTGCACACGCTGAAAAAGCCCCAATATCAG TTATGTTATGTGGATCCTGGGATCGCGCATGCAGAAGAAATGGAGCAGCTTAAGACTATTGACAGCATATTAGTGAGGTTCTAG
- the LOC109728656 gene encoding zinc finger with UFM1-specific peptidase domain protein isoform X4, translating to MDASVGYEESFVADFGGSTGTSTSSSSNISPCFLDEQISILLGSQVRSSFHEVPGGLMPLLRSCLDSDGESSRSIISGHVDHYQSVESEDSGWGCGWRNIQMLSSHLLRERRDANAVLFGGSGFVPDIPSLQRWLEIAWEKGFDVVGSNSFQKKIYGHRKWIGTTECSTLFRSFGLRARVVDFDSITPSERQNIGNSRGKGVAKQLFGPMDKFVVRSNEFCDHDLSRSDTSGIGHQILVDWVWNYFMSKTSIKVGSSRRVIISEKTPLYFQHDGHSRTIVGIQMQKGVRGSPDRYCLLVLDPAHKTKVLERSLQDKNGWQKMIKRGVHTLKKPQYQLCYVDPGIAHAEEMEQLKTIDSILVRF from the exons atg GATGCGTCGGTAGGATACGAGGAATCGTTTGTTGCCGATTTTGGAGGCTCTACTGGAACCTCTACTTCGAGCAGCAGTAACATTTCGCCTTGTTTTTTAGATGAACAGATATCGATTTTGCTCGGATCGCAAGTTCGAAGCTCCTTCCATGAAGTTCCAGGTGGCCTTATGCCGCTGTTGAGAAGCTGCTTGGATTCTGATGGCGAATCCTCGAGAAGTATAATATCAGGCCACGTCGATCATTACCAGAGCGTTGAATCGGAGGATTCTGGTTGGGGTTGCGGATGGAGAAACATACAGATGCTGAGCTCTCATCTGTTGAGGGAGAGACGAGACGCAAATGCCGTTCTTTTCGGTGGTTCGGGTTTCGTTCCAGATATTCCCTCACTTCAGAGGTGGCTTGAGATCGCTTGGGAAAAGGGTTTTGATGTTGTCGGTTCGAATTcgtttcaaaagaaaatatacgGCCACAGGAAATGGATTGGGACTACCGAGTGCTCTACGCTATTCCGTTCTTTCGGGCTCCGAGCAAGGGTTGTAGATTTTGATAGTATAACACCTTCAGAGAGGCAAAATATAGGAAATAGTAGAGGTAAAGGGGTAGCAAAACAGCTATTCGGGCCGATGGATAAGTTTGTGGTGCGTAGCAATGAGTTTTGTGACCATGATTTATCTCGTAGTGATACTAGTGGAATTGGTCATCAGATTCTTGTTGATTGGGTCTGGAACTATTTTATGAGCAAGACATCTATCAAGGTGGGAAGTTCTCGACGTGTTATTATCAGCGAAAAAAC GCCTTTATACTTCCAACATGATGGTCATTCGAGAACCATTGTAGGGATTCAGATGCAGAAGGGAGTTCGTGGATCCCCAGATCGATACTGCCTTCTGGTTTTAGACCCTGCCCAT AAAACAAAAGTTTTGGAAAGGTCTCTTCAGGACAAAAATGGGTGGCAGAAAATGATTAAACGAGGAGTGCACACGCTGAAAAAGCCCCAATATCAG TTATGTTATGTGGATCCTGGGATCGCGCATGCAGAAGAAATGGAGCAGCTTAAGACTATTGACAGCATATTAGTGAGGTTCTAG